From Cataglyphis hispanica isolate Lineage 1 chromosome 19, ULB_Chis1_1.0, whole genome shotgun sequence, one genomic window encodes:
- the LOC126856728 gene encoding dedicator of cytokinesis protein 9 isoform X3 produces the protein MSERKFTRGLGKPGMAAQLRETVSQVVRESTVQNKPHLIEPIDFENFILKNKTLLQNDPQRELLLYPQDDISQVVLPRRYRSMVPTAQHITECEEGAENLLTKECLHSYTSNWNLVHYKYVAYSGTYLELPRISKADDLKDEVYEIDTEVDQIDEELTKNDGITKEGYLMKGPEIGSTDRMFAHIGSKSFKRRFCHLRQEVDGTYILEFFKDERKGEAKLTIVMDFCTEVVRNSKRGRYCFELRMSDTHKSYTLAADSETDMQDWLLKLSSVLQHYKQQEEKRAASLERTCNTPPPSPQPMQVYGTLKGLEQSMNPQLIKYSRETDTSIALARRENRKRLFSVYPYIPHAKINTGQSADHNVDPYKEQFGHRIFVKCESLKFRLQAPIDEKESLCQVEPYYTTLSLFDARNGRKLTENFHFDINHEMVRDMTRELSPAGITTETEDITLPGELKNIPSDWIKFPKQAIFNINNPHPDIFLVVRIDKLLQGNIYQISEPYLRATKDPRLGLKVHKQVRACCQRLGNYRMPFAWAARPLFRLYSNELDTSSDFPAIYRQENNKIKDEELLKLLSEYRKPEKLSKLTVIPGWLKIKIESVMDIPENTLSTCLAPLKPFPIPPTAEPTIEIAEFESTSERDVHPYTTYINHLYVYPQTLCFDSQKIFTRARNIACIMELRDDDGENVKPLRAIYGRPGTPLLCLRASCTVLHHNTVPSWYEEIKIKLPTKLHAKHHILFSFYHISCDMNKKKENGVENCVGYAWAPLLHKGRLNVDVESSVQVLPVATHLPHGYLSIQPLGLGKGVRNAGPDITWIDSQRPIFTVSFQLISTVFTRDIHLHNLFIHAERILDTRPSTVPSDSETCKILKAAHAVQLVTVITFLPTILNQLFALLACNTSQEIELYVIRVLIHFINMVHEAGRKEILQAYIKFVFVLPPLRNGNVTVHEQLAKHLPILLQPSNTDFLVVNKFMHHSSFFFEIMIKSMAQYLLTTGRIKMHRNERFSKDYHEKIKALLEVIMPYLMTKYREMPVETHELNKSLAQFLKKCLTFMDRGFVFRLINSYLDNFSPGDQRTLHDFKFTFLQIICSHEHYVSFNLPMMQSRLVSRDDNDTEREPECDDLMNEYCLTEEFCKHHFLVSLLMQEVRISLNEIVQIRKVAIGTLRDLMAKHELDDRYQNKGQLSRIASIYIPWLGIVLENLHRLQSVQESEIKIEMKQNSANRVSTSSSFLAMKDSTNSATTAGTPKSIHRLTLHLDTQSPVRTSMHLRDSTYFAAIAGQGLVNGYSCTSVESDTSTVSGASQSNISQETTIVREYMENGTGEKKRHSRTLSVTQSSPRCDKLQPSEVKDILLCFLFIVKYLGDHQVIAWWQQCSDTEILSFFTIIEMSLHHFKYIGKRQIAANAASNVGKPRTVKAMTLPARMAPPDFTTENPATSTLQPHNTVTRENLVENDSGKVYQALLEANMATEVGLIALDCLGLFCIHFKDILLANEGDNAVMQKLFNIYLSFLQVGQSETLLRHVFAGFRAFLNNYSVALFQGNAVLCGRLCYELLRCCNSKLSSIRQESCALLYLLMRSNFEFTSRKGLTRVHLQVIISVSQMLGNVIGLNNSRFQESLSLINSYASSDKVMKGTGFPVEVKDLNKRIRTVLMATAQMREHNNDPEMLVDLQHSLANSYASTPELRHTWLETMARNHARDGNFSEAACCQLHIAALMAEYLKLRKVHSWGAEAFDHISANISKDERNLKLDAGVQDIHYNENLLLEQLEVCADTLEKAERFELLGHLYRLIVPMYEERRNYEALANSYSHLARAYNKIVEVTRSGKRLLGRFYRVAFFGMAYFEEENGQEYIYKEPKVTSLSEISERLLRLYSEKFGSENVKMIMDSVPVDISELDPKIAYIQVTHVTPYFEKPEFEVRQTEFEQNHNVSCFMFETPFTKEGKARGNPEDQWKRRTIVTTQYAFPYIKKRIGIAEKRIVELSPIEVALDEMRQRVQELEDVALIAPTDVKKLQLRLQGSICVTVNAGPLAYASAFLDPALSPQYSDDKVEELKDVFREFVKICYTALQINSKLITSDQYEYQEVLRENYQKLCQSLSSLFGEPIWPDEQVGSFKRNSAALFSAISGANNHTSTA, from the exons aATAAACCACACTTGATCGAACCCATtgactttgaaaattttatcctGAAGAATAAGACTCTATTGCAAAATGATCCTCAGCGAGAATTACTGCTATATCCTCAGGATGATATTTCT CAAGTGGTTCTTCCAAGAAGATATCGTAGCATGGTTCCAACGGCACAGCATATTACAGAATGCGAAGAAGGAGCGGAAAATCTTCTGACAAAGGAATGTTTACACAGTTATACATCCAATTGGAATCTTGTACATTACAAATATGTGGCGTACAGTGGAACTTATCTCGAATTGCCAAG AATATCAAAAGCGGACGATCTGAAAGATGAAGTATATGAAATTGATACAGAAGTAGATCAAATAGATGAg gaattGACAAAAAACGATGGAATAACGAAGGAAGGCTATTTAATGAAAGGTCCTGAGATTGGTAGTACAGATAGAATGTTTGCTCATATCGGTTCGAAATCATTCAAGAGACGTTTTTGTCATCTCAGACAGGAGGTTGATGGCACTTATAtacttgaatttttcaaagatgaGAGAAAGGGGGAGGCAAAACTGACAATAGTGATGGATTTTTGTACAGAAGTTGTTAGAAATTCAAAACGCGGGAGATATTGTTTCGAGCTACGAATGAGCGACACTCATAAATCTTATACTCTGGCTGCCGATAGTGAGACCGATATGCAAGACTGGTTGTTGAAGCTCAGTTCTGTGTTACAACATTATAAACAGCAAGAAGAAAAACGTGCTGCTTCATTGGAGAGAACCTGTAACACGCCTCCGCCATCGCCACAACCTATGCAG gttTATGGCACATTGAAGGGTCTTGAACAGAGCATGAATCCACAACTGATAAAGTATTCCAGGGAGACTGATACTAGCATTGCTCTAGCAAGGAGAGAGAACAGAAAAAGATTGTTCAGTGTATATCCTTACATACCCCATGCCAAGATAAACACAGGGCAATCTGCCGATCACAATGTGGATCCTTATAAGGAGCAGTTTGGCCAtagaatttttgtcaaatgtGAGAGCCTCAAGTTTCGATTGCAAGCGCCTATTGACGAAAAGGAATCTCTGTGCCAAGTGGAACCTTATTATACAACATTGAGTTTATTCGACGCGAGAAATGGTAGAAAACTCACAGAGAACTTTCATTTCGATATTAATCACGAAATGGTGCGGGATATGACGAGAGAATTGAGTCCCGCAGGAATCACAACGGAGACGGAAGATATTACTCTTCCTGGGGAGTTGAAAAACATTCCTTCAGATTGGATCAAGTTTCCAAAACAG GCCATATTCAATATCAACAATCCTCATCCAGACATATTTCTCGTTGTCAGAATAGATAAATTGCTCCAAGGGAACATATATCAAATCTCAGAACCATATTTGAGAGCTACTAAGGATCCAAGATTGGGCTTAAAAGTACACAAACAAGTCCGAGCATGTTGTCAAAG gCTGGgaaactatagaatgccattTGCATGGGCTGCAAGACCACTGTTTAGATTGTATAGTAACGAATTGGATACATCCTCAGATTTTCCAGCGATATATAGGCaggaaaacaataaaataaaagatgaagaATTATTGAAACTTCTTTCAGAATATAGAAA GCCTGAAAAGCTTAGCAAATTGACTGTGATACCTGGTTggttaaaaatcaaaatagaatCTGTTATGGACATCCCAGAAA ATACATTATCGACCTGCTTAGCACCTTTAAAGCCATTTCCAATACCTCCAACGGCAGAGCCGACGATTGAGATCGCCGAGTTTGAGAGTACTTCTGAAAGAGATGTGCATCCATACACGACATACATCAATCATCTCTACGTATATCCGCAGACGCTTTGTTTTGATAGccagaaaatatttactcgAGCTAGAAACATAGCGTGCATCATGGAACTTCGCGATGATGATGGCGAGAATGTCAAACCTTTACGA GCGATCTATGGAAGACCTGGTACACCATTGTTATGCTTGCGAGCATCATGCACAGTTTTACATCACAACACGGTGCCTTCTTGGTATGAAGAAATCAAGATAAAGCTGCCTACAAAGTTACACGCGAAGCATCATATACTCTTTTCCTTTTACCACATAAGCTGTGATATGAACAAAAAGAAGGAGAACGGCGTTGAAAATTGCGTCGGCTATGCATGGGCACCTTTGCTGCATAAAGGAAG ACTGAACGTGGACGTAGAATCAAGTGTCCAGGTACTGCCTGTAGCGACGCACTTGCCACATGGATATCTTTCCATACAACCCCTTGGACTAGGGAAAGGGGTAAGA AACGCGGGACCGGATATCACGTGGATCGATTCTCAGCGACCCATTTTCACAGtatcttttcaattaatttcaacaGTATTTACGCGAGATATTCATTTGCACAATTTATTCATTCACGCTGAACGCATTCTGGACACGAGACCCTCAACGGTACCATCGGATTCAGAAACCTGCAAGATCTTGAAAGCGGCACATGCAGTTCAACTAGTCACCGTTATCACATTTTTACCTACTATATTGAATCAGTTGTTCGCGTTGTTGGCATGTAATACTAGTCAGGAGATCGAATTGTATGTGATCAGGGTCTTGATACATTTCATAAACATGGTGCACGAAGCCGGGCGCAAGGAAATTCTACAAGCGTACATCAAG TTTGTATTCGTGCTGCCTCCTCTACGAAATGGCAACGTCACGGTTCACGAGCAATTGGCGAAGCATTTGCCAATTTTACTGCAACCTAGCAACACCGACTTTCTGGTGGTGAACAAGTTTATGCATCACTCGagtttcttttttgaaataatgatcAAAAGTATGGCGCAATATCTTCTAACTACTGGTAGGATAAAA atgcaTAGAAACGAGCGTTTCTCGAAGGATTATCACGAAAAAATCAAGGCATTATTGGAGGTAATTATGCCATATCTAATGACCAAGTACAGAGAAATGCCAGTGGAGACGCACGAATTGAACAAAAGCCTCGCACAATTTTTAAAG AAATGTCTCACATTCATGGACCGCGGTTTCGTGTTCCGTCTCATCAATTCTTATCTGGATAACTTTTCGCCCGGTGATCAACGCACATTGCACGATTTCAAGTTCACATTTCTACAGATTATCTGCTCTCACGAGCATTACGTATCATTCAACTTACCAATGATGCAGTCGCGTCTCGTTTCCAGAG ATGACAATGATACTGAGAGAGAACCAGAATGCGATG ATTTAATGAATGAATATTGTCTCACGGAGGAATTCTGCAAACACCACTTCCTAGTTAGTCTTCTGATGCAAGAAGTCAGGATTTCTCTTAACGAAATTGTACAGATCCGTAAAGTGGCTATAGGCACTTTACGAGATCTAATGGCGAAGCATGAATTGGACGATAGATATCAGAATAAG gGTCAGCTGAGTAGAATAGCATCAATCTATATACCGTGGCTCGGGATTGTATTGGAGAATTTGCACCGACTGCAATCAGTACAGGAGAGTGAGATTAAGATagaaatgaaacaaaatagTGCAAACAGAGTGTCAACTAGTAGTTCATTTTTAGCAATGAAGGATAGTACTAATAGTGCTACGACCGCAGGCACACCCAAGTCCATCCACAG ATTGACTCTTCACCTGGATACTCAGTCACCCGTGAGAACGTCTATGCATCTGCGAGATTCGACTTACTTTGCTGCTATTGCGGGTCAAGGATTAGTAAATGGATATTCTTGCACTAGTGTCGAATCCGACACGTCGACAGTATCTGGCGCATCCCAATCTAACATTTCCCAAGAGACTACCATTGTTAGGGAGTATATGGAAAACGGAACAGGCGAAAAAAAGAGGCATTCGCGTACTTTGAGCGTGACACAGTCGTCGCCTAGATGCGATAAATTACAACCTTCAGAAGTGAAGGATATACTACTCTGTTTTCTGTTCATTGTCAAATATCTGGGTGATCATCAGGTGATTGCTTGGTGGCAGCAATGCAGCGATACAGAAATATTGAGCTTCTTCACAATAATCGA gatGAGCTTGcatcatttcaaatatattggtAAGAGACAAATTGCCGCCAATGCCGCGAGTAACGTCGGAAAACCACGTACCGTCAAAGCGATGACTTTACCAGCTAGAATGGCACCACCAGACTTTACCACTGAAAATCCCGCTACCAGCACGCTGCAACCTCACAATACAGTTACCAGAGAGAATCTTGTTGAAAATGACAGCGGCAAGGTGTATCAAGCTCTGCTGGAAGCAAATATGGCAACGGAAGTCGGCCTTATCGCGCTGGATTGCTTGGGGCTTTTCTGTATtcattttaaa GATATCCTTTTAGCGAACGAAGGCGACAACGCAGTCATGCAAAAGcttttcaacatttatttatcgtttCTTCAAGTAGGTCAATCGGAAACCTTATTACGTCACGTTTTTGCTGGGTTTCGAGCTTTTTTGAACAATTATTCCGTCGCACTTTTTCAAG GCAATGCTGTGCTTTGTGGGCGCTTATGTTACGAGCTGCTACGTTGTTGCAACAGCAAGCTGAGTTCCATACGGCAAGAATCCTGCGCTTTGTTGTATTTGCTCATGCGAAGTAATTTTGAGTTTACTAGTCGAAAAGGATTGACTAGAGTGCATTTGCAG gtAATAATTTCAGTCTCTCAAATGCTGGGAAATGTAATTGGTTTGAACAATTCGCGCTTTCAAGAATCGTTATCGTTGATCAATAGTTACGCTTCTTCTGACAAAGTTATGAAAGGCACAGGTTTTCCAGTTGAAGTAAAAGATCTCAATAAAAGAATACGAACGGTTTTAATGGCAACCGCGCAAATGCGAGAACATAATAACGATCCTGAGATGTTGGTGGATTTGCAACACAGTTTGGCAAATTCGTATGCCAGCACGCCTGAATTGAGACACACTTGGTTGGAGACGATGGCCAGGAATCATGCCAGAGATGGAAATTTTTCAGag gctGCTTGCTGCCAACTGCATATTGCAGCGCTAATGGCTGAGTatttaaaattgcgaaaagTTCATTCATGGGGCGCAGAAGCTTTTGATCATATCTCTGCTAACATATCAAAAGATGAGCGTAATCTTAAGCTCGACGCTG gcGTTCAAGATATTCACTACAATGAAAATCTTCTTCTTGAGCAATTAGAAGTTTGTGCTGACACTTTGGAGAAAGCCGAGCGTTTTGAATTACTCGGACATTTATATCGCTTGATAGTTCCTATGTacgaagagagaagaaactACGAGGCTCTAGCAAATTCCTATTCGCACTTGGCGCGAGCCTATAATAAAATCGTGGAAGTTACTCGATCTGGCAAAAGATTACTTGGAAGATTTTACAGAGTGGCATTCTTCGGCATG GCATATTTTGAGGAGGAGAATGgtcaagaatatatttataaggaaCCCAAAGTGACATCATTATCTGAGATATCGGAACGATTGTTGCGCTTGTATAGCGAAAAGTTCGGATCTGAGAATGTTAAGATGATAATGGATTCTGTGCCAGTCGACATAAGCGAGTTAGATCCTAAGATAGCGTACATTCAGGTGACGCACGTAACACCGTACTTCGAGAAGCCCGAGTTCGAAGTACGACAGACTGAGTTCGAACAGAATCACAATGTATCATGCTTCATGTTCGAGACGCCGTTTACTAAGGAGGGCAAAGCGAGAGGCAATCCAGAGGATCAATGGAAACGCAGAACTATTGTCACAA CACAATATGCTTTcccatatataaaaaaacgtatTGGAATTGCCGAGAAACGGATAGTGGAACTGAGTCCTATCGAAGTTGCTTTGGATGAAATGAGACAACGTGTTCAGGAATTGGAAGACGTAGCTTTGATCGCACCGACAGATGTAAAGAAACTGCAGTTACGTCTTCAGGGTAGTATTTGTGTAACAGTGAACGCCGGTCCTCTGGCCTATGCCTCCGCGTTTCTAGATCCCGCCTTGTCTCCGCAATATTCTGATGACAAAGTGGAGGAGTTAAAGGATGTTTTTAG GGAGTTTGTCAAGATATGTTATACAGCGTTACAAATTAATAGCAAACTTATCACGTCAGATCAATACGAGTATCAAGAGGTATTACGCGAGAATTATCAGAAATTGTGCCAGAGCTTGTCGTCCTTATTTGGAGAACCCATATGGCCCGATGAGCAAGTAGGAAGCTTTAAACGCAATAGCGCTGCTTTATTCAGTGCCATAAGCGGCGCCAACAATCATACCAGTACAGCCTAA